From the Pelorhabdus rhamnosifermentans genome, the window ATACATAAGAATTAATGGTTTAGGTGGTCAATTACAGACTTCTTTGACCGAAGATGGTTTAGTGATTCGGATACAAGATACGGCATTATTTACATCTGGACGAGCAGATATGCGTCCTGAGTCCGAACGCTGGGGCAGTACTATTGCTAAGATGTTGGCAATTTTGCCACAGTCCGTGATTATTTCGGGCCATACGGATAATGTTCCTATTCATACAGCTGAGTTTCCTTCTAATTGGGATTTAAGCTCCAAACGGGCGCTAAACTTTATGAAGTTCTTACTTGCAGAGGATGTGAGACTAAAACCTGAGCGGTTTAGTGCTACTGGTTACGGCGAATATCGTCCGGCTGCCGATAACTCGACTGACGAGGGAAGAGCAAAAAATCGACGCGTTGAAGTTCTAATTTTAAAACAATATCGTTAAAATATCCATTAATTGCGTACCACTTTATGTGATACGCATTTTTATATTTTATAGTAAATTTGTATTTTTTACATATCGCTTTTTTCAAGGAGTTGGTAAAACTTTTGTGCTGCCATGGGAAGGGGAATTTTGGCATGCGTCACAAGTCCTAAATGACGTTTTGGAAGACATTCTGCGAGTGGCACTTCAAAGAGTTGATGCGATGTAAGGTTTGGACGGACAAATTCTTTAATAGCAAAAGTAAGCCCCATATTTTCTTTGACAAGATCAATACAGAGGTCGAGACTGCCTAATTCCATGACAGGATTCAGTGGCACCTTGCGGGCAGTAAAAAAATCATCAATATAGCGACGGGTTGTCGATTTCTGTTCCAATAATATGAGCGGATATTGTTGTAAATTTTCCAGGAAAAGTGGCCGATTTTGTAAATCGGCATAATTCGATCCGGCAATAAGTATGTCAGAAATGGCCATCAGGGGCCGACACAAAAGAGTGTGTTCAGAAAAAAATTCTGCTGTTGTGATGAGAGCAATATCTATGCCTCCTTTTTTTAACAGGTCTACACAGACCGGTGAGGGGCGATTGATTAAGGTAATTTTAATGTGAGGGTAAAGGTGTTTGTATTTTGTGAGAAAAGATAGTAGATAATAGCGACAGAGCGTATCACTGGCACCGAGACGTAGTTCACCCTGTTTGAGGCCATTGAGATCTGCTAGGTTACGTTCTCCTATTTCAATGAGGTGATAGGCTTGTTCAATGTGGTGAAATAAAATCTGTCCGGCCTGGGTGAGGTGGACTTGTTTTGTCGTACGAATAAATAAGGCAACAGCTAGCTGTTCTTCTAATAAACGGATGCTTTGACTGATAGCAGATTGTGAGAGATAGAGATGCTGGGCTGCTTTGGAAAAACTGAGATTTGTTGCTACGTGATAGAATACTTTATAGTGCTCAAAATTGATAGATGAGTTTTTCAATTTATAATCACACCTTATAGAACATATTATAATGATTCATTATTATTATGAATTGTATCGTGTTACAATAGTTTTGTAAAGAAAATGAAGGGGGATTCATAAATGGAGAGTGTAAGACGTTTATATGTAGAGAAAAAGCCTGCTTTTGCTGTGGAGGCAGCTGCCCTGAAGCAGGATCTTACGGTGAATTTAGGTATTCGCCATTTAACGAATCTTCGAATTTTGAATAGATATGATGTGACAGGTCTTTTG encodes:
- the motB gene encoding flagellar motor protein MotB produces the protein MARRKPEKHPEEHADETWLVPYSDILTLLLALFIVLFASSQVDQKKFQQMSQSFNSAFSGGQSILNNEAAIVEQPSERPPENTLSEENKKQAMESLQLNDVKKKLDEYIRINGLGGQLQTSLTEDGLVIRIQDTALFTSGRADMRPESERWGSTIAKMLAILPQSVIISGHTDNVPIHTAEFPSNWDLSSKRALNFMKFLLAEDVRLKPERFSATGYGEYRPAADNSTDEGRAKNRRVEVLILKQYR
- a CDS encoding LysR family transcriptional regulator; amino-acid sequence: MKNSSINFEHYKVFYHVATNLSFSKAAQHLYLSQSAISQSIRLLEEQLAVALFIRTTKQVHLTQAGQILFHHIEQAYHLIEIGERNLADLNGLKQGELRLGASDTLCRYYLLSFLTKYKHLYPHIKITLINRPSPVCVDLLKKGGIDIALITTAEFFSEHTLLCRPLMAISDILIAGSNYADLQNRPLFLENLQQYPLILLEQKSTTRRYIDDFFTARKVPLNPVMELGSLDLCIDLVKENMGLTFAIKEFVRPNLTSHQLFEVPLAECLPKRHLGLVTHAKIPLPMAAQKFYQLLEKSDM